The Thermodesulfobacteriota bacterium sequence GGCGTAGGAGCCGGCGGCCAGGAGGTCATCGTAGGCCACCACCTCGGCCCGGATGAAGCCCTTTTTGATGTCGGAGTGGATCACCTCGGCGGCGTCCAGGGCCGGGGTGCCCTGGCGGATGGTCCAGGCCCGCACCTCGTCCGGCCCGACGGTGAAGAAGGAGGCCAGGCCCAGGAGCCGGTAGGAGGCAGCGATCACCCGGTCCATGGCCGAGGTGGCCACCCCGAAGGCGGCCATGAATTCGGCCGCCTCTTCCGGCGCCATGCGCGCCAGCTCACCCTCCAGCTTGCCCCGCACCGCCAGGCAGTCCAGCTCCGGGGCCAGGGCCAGGTCCGGCAGGGTGTCATCCTCGTCGCCGTTGTTGACCAGCACCAGGCAGGGCTTGGCCGACAGGAGGGCATAGCCCCGCAGCAGGGGAGAGGCGGCCAGGTCCGGACGGGAGCGGAGCGGCGTCTCCGCCTCCAGGAGTGCTTTGGCCTCCGCCAGCAGGCGCAGCTCCTCGGGGTCGGCCCGCCGGCCGCGCTTGGCGTCCATCTCCAGCCGCTCCAGCCTTTTTTCCACCACCAGGAGGTCGGCGAAGACCATCTCCGCGGTCAGCTCCCGGAGGTCCGCCGCCGGGGAGGGGTCGGCAACGCCGGGCACCGGGAAGTTCCGGAGCACGTGGATAAGGGCATCGGTGGTGCGGGCCTCGCTCCAGGTGGTCTCGTTCTTCCGCGACTCCTTGCTGGCGGCCCG is a genomic window containing:
- a CDS encoding DUF933 domain-containing protein — encoded protein: MKLGIIGLPGAGRATLFQALTGTAPGLPGSSPENRVAAIRVPDSRVDTLSRLYQPKKTVFAQVEYFLPAMRAASKESRKNETTWSEARTTDALIHVLRNFPVPGVADPSPAADLRELTAEMVFADLLVVEKRLERLEMDAKRGRRADPEELRLLAEAKALLEAETPLRSRPDLAASPLLRGYALLSAKPCLVLVNNGDEDDTLPDLALAPELDCLAVRGKLEGELARMAPEEAAEFMAAFGVATSAMDRVIAASYRLLGLASFFTVGPDEVRAWTIRQGTPALDAAEVIHSDIKKGFIRAEVVAYDDLLAAGSYAEARKKGTVRLEGKTYPVADGDIIEFRFSV